A region of Spiribacter roseus DNA encodes the following proteins:
- the istA gene encoding IS21 family transposase, with protein sequence MMTREDYLMITERYRQGVYIKDIAAELGVTPKTVSRALKRGSEPPKRPKRRPRKLDPFIDQIDGMLRKGIWNAEVILQDIRKAGYTGVSTQLHDYIQPKRVLRPDAGVVRYETPPGQQMQHDWCERRLLIGDMRQKVYVGVNVLGYSRHLHAMGMPSLDANHTYEVIIAALEAFGGVPSSVLVDNQASAVLDWRDGRPRFNPRFRELGVHYGFTRRACRPRRAKTKGKVERMVRYISENALAGDPAFDSFDHLNAYLTAWCQTVANQRTLRELGESVPARFARERESLGPLPRSRYDTAYHYTRAVSLDAYVSLHGVRYSVPGQLAQQRVSIRQTLDGEIEIRHLEGHPVAHHRLATDGERFVTVAEHHACLWDQVRVQTRDLGYYTEVL encoded by the coding sequence ATGATGACCCGAGAGGACTATTTGATGATAACCGAGAGATACAGACAGGGCGTATATATCAAGGACATTGCCGCGGAGCTCGGGGTTACCCCGAAGACCGTGAGTCGAGCGCTAAAGCGCGGCAGTGAGCCGCCGAAGCGACCAAAGCGACGGCCGCGGAAGTTGGACCCGTTCATCGATCAGATCGACGGGATGCTCCGTAAGGGGATCTGGAACGCCGAGGTGATCCTGCAAGATATCCGCAAGGCTGGGTATACCGGGGTCAGCACGCAGTTGCATGACTACATTCAGCCCAAGCGCGTACTGCGTCCGGACGCCGGCGTTGTCCGCTACGAGACGCCGCCCGGTCAGCAGATGCAGCATGACTGGTGCGAGCGGCGGTTGCTGATCGGCGATATGCGCCAGAAGGTCTATGTCGGGGTGAACGTGTTGGGGTATTCCCGTCATCTGCATGCCATGGGGATGCCCTCGCTGGATGCCAACCATACCTACGAGGTGATCATCGCTGCGCTCGAGGCCTTCGGCGGTGTCCCGAGCAGTGTACTGGTCGATAACCAGGCCTCGGCCGTGCTCGACTGGCGTGATGGCCGACCCCGCTTCAACCCGCGCTTCCGCGAACTCGGCGTCCACTACGGCTTCACGCGCCGCGCATGCCGGCCTCGACGGGCAAAGACCAAGGGTAAGGTCGAGCGGATGGTGCGTTACATCAGTGAGAACGCCCTTGCCGGTGATCCGGCGTTCGACAGCTTCGATCACCTCAACGCCTATCTCACCGCCTGGTGCCAGACGGTGGCTAACCAGCGCACGCTAAGGGAGCTGGGCGAGTCGGTCCCGGCCCGCTTCGCACGGGAGCGCGAGTCGCTCGGGCCGCTGCCGCGTAGCCGCTACGATACGGCCTACCACTACACCCGCGCGGTGAGCCTGGACGCCTACGTCTCTCTGCATGGCGTGCGCTATAGCGTGCCGGGGCAATTGGCCCAGCAGCGGGTCAGCATCCGCCAGACGTTGGATGGCGAGATCGAGATCCGTCATCTTGAGGGCCATCCTGTCGCCCACCACCGGCTTGCCACTGACGGCGAGCGCTTCGTCACGGTCGCCGAGCATCACGCTTGCCTCTGGGACCAGGTACGGGTCCAGACCCGTGACCTCGGTTACTACACGGAGGTGCTGTGA
- the istB gene encoding IS21-like element helper ATPase IstB, with protein sequence MMELGTLLERLKLQGLDEQLDTICEQAAKRDLDYRAFLTEALKAEWQSRNVRGVETRLRQARFPAMHTLEAFDFSFQPSIDRKVIRELASLAFVERGNNAVFLGPPGVGKTHLAIALGIKAAQAGHRVVFLTLDELLTKLRKASAEQKLERVLKQLTYPKVLILDELGYLPMSRDEASLFFRLVARRYERASLILTSNKGFADRGEVFGDPVMATAILDRLLHHATTVNIKGESYRLKEKRKAGLLAKSRSSQTAKEAALEETGENETAL encoded by the coding sequence GTGATGGAGCTCGGCACACTGCTGGAGCGGTTGAAGCTCCAAGGGCTCGATGAGCAGCTCGATACGATCTGCGAACAGGCCGCCAAGCGGGATCTCGACTACCGGGCGTTCCTCACCGAAGCGCTCAAGGCCGAGTGGCAGTCCCGGAACGTCCGGGGCGTGGAGACGCGACTGCGTCAGGCACGCTTCCCGGCGATGCACACCCTGGAGGCCTTCGACTTCAGCTTCCAGCCCAGCATCGACCGGAAGGTCATCCGGGAACTGGCCTCGCTAGCCTTCGTCGAGCGCGGGAACAACGCCGTGTTCCTGGGTCCGCCCGGCGTTGGTAAGACGCATCTGGCCATCGCGCTCGGCATCAAGGCGGCACAGGCCGGTCACCGGGTGGTGTTCCTCACCCTCGATGAGCTCCTCACCAAGCTGCGCAAGGCGAGCGCTGAACAAAAGCTCGAGCGGGTGCTCAAGCAACTGACCTACCCGAAGGTCCTCATCCTCGATGAGCTGGGCTATCTGCCCATGAGCCGTGACGAGGCGAGCCTGTTCTTCCGGCTGGTTGCCCGGCGATACGAGAGGGCGAGCCTGATCCTGACCTCGAACAAGGGCTTCGCCGACCGGGGTGAGGTCTTCGGCGATCCGGTGATGGCCACTGCCATCCTGGATCGGTTGCTGCATCACGCCACCACGGTGAACATCAAAGGCGAGAGCTACCGGCTCAAGGAGAAGCGGAAAGCCGGCCTGCTCGCTAAGAGCCGCTCATCCCAGACCGCTAAGGAGGCTGCGCTCGAGGAAACCGGAGAAAACGAGACTGCACTATGA